A genomic region of Peptococcaceae bacterium contains the following coding sequences:
- a CDS encoding AAA family ATPase: protein MIRSIEALNFRCLRHVRQQLETFHVLIGPNASGKTTFLDSVAFLGDLLSEGLEAAIGERTQDLRDMVWQRREQPFELAVELQIPEDRRKLIKNPDFDRVRYEVSVGMDRDTGETSILSEKVVLMTSKPCLPVQRVLFPSLAPGPETILTPKALKGAKVVVNKVRGGNDNFYDETGKGWDHSFKLGARKSALANLPEDESRFPVSTWLKSMLMDGVQRLVLNSVLMRKPSPPGQPKGFRPDGSNLPWVVDMLAKKDPARFRDWIRHLQTALPDIKVIGRITV from the coding sequence ATGATTAGGAGTATTGAAGCCCTGAATTTTCGCTGCTTGCGCCATGTCCGGCAGCAACTCGAAACCTTTCACGTCCTGATCGGTCCCAATGCCAGCGGAAAGACCACGTTTCTGGACAGCGTTGCCTTTTTAGGGGATTTGCTGTCAGAGGGCCTGGAAGCTGCCATCGGAGAACGCACCCAGGATCTGCGGGATATGGTCTGGCAGCGCAGGGAGCAACCGTTTGAGCTTGCTGTGGAGCTGCAGATACCGGAAGACCGTCGCAAACTGATCAAAAATCCGGACTTCGACAGGGTCCGGTACGAAGTATCCGTGGGTATGGACCGCGATACAGGTGAGACTTCTATTCTATCCGAGAAAGTGGTTCTCATGACGTCAAAGCCTTGTCTTCCAGTTCAGCGAGTACTCTTTCCCTCTCTGGCGCCGGGGCCGGAAACCATTCTTACCCCTAAGGCTTTAAAGGGAGCTAAGGTTGTGGTCAACAAGGTGCGGGGTGGCAACGACAATTTTTACGACGAAACCGGCAAGGGTTGGGATCATTCGTTTAAATTGGGTGCCAGGAAGTCAGCCCTGGCCAACCTGCCAGAGGATGAATCCAGGTTCCCGGTATCGACATGGCTGAAGAGCATGTTAATGGACGGGGTTCAACGGCTGGTGCTGAACAGCGTGTTGATGCGCAAACCCAGCCCGCCTGGGCAACCCAAAGGTTTCCGCCCGGATGGGTCCAATCTGCCCTGGGTGGTGGATATGCTGGCTAAAAAGGACCCTGCGCGCTTCCGGGATTGGATACGACATCTCCAAACAGCTCTGCCGGACATTAAGGTTATTGGGCGGATAACAGTATGA
- a CDS encoding DUF499 domain-containing protein → MLTQTPWKPWHEVVQIRDDLKSGELSLAIFAADLYDVAMGSAKPVYQHPAEFFSLTYPTFNLRELAKDVLLRLAGKNDKAVRQLELTYGGGKTHTLITLFHLVSDPENLPALPAVQEFIEHTGIAPPRARAAVLAFDKLDVEKGMAVKDPRGNTRWLKQPWSILAWQLAGAEGLKLLHAEGEDCERESAPAENLLVDLLSLPGREGLATLVLLDEVLMYAREKVSLDPVWRGRLQNFFQYLTQAATKVERCAVVVSLLASDPRKSDALGKEIAKELYDTFRREQEEGIQPVVKEDVAEVLRRRFFIAGSIRDREAFRPHVVAALKGIADLDDQTARDGKSAEERLLRSYPFHPDLTEIFYTKWTQLEGFQRTRGVLRTFAMALREAARWDRCPLIAANVFLNAPDREELSEAARELANIAATEEYEGKRQEWAGILEGELAKARAIQAEAAGLKFRETEQAVLATFVHSQPIGQKALTRELLALLGHTRPDRIELEKALRRWTEVSWFLDEAAVNDARTGPDGRKELPKSWRLGSKPNLRQMHNDACLRVSSSPSLIEAKLVEAIRGLKSLTAGAAAAGAKVHNLPDRPREIEDDGEFHYAVLGPKAASTAGNPSVEAKRFIEETSGPDKPRVCRNAVVLAVPSRDGLEMARHRVLDYLGWEEVRSLLKGQEIDPLRAELLNGYTEEARKKISEAVQQAYCLAVTVSEKNEIQAYKLTVGSEPLFNVIKADPRTRIQETAVSAEALLPDGPYNLWREGETARRARDLIGAFAQFPHLPKMLRRKEIVETLALGVREGVFVLRTVRPDRSVRTVWRQEPLDSDLSDPGLEVILPATATLSEISPHLLLPGQLPGLWPAPPEIKVKDVAEYFRGGHVVNVDKGGFQEPLAIPRAGRAVVEAAIAEAVRMGKLWLTNGPASILAEPIPTGILTDEAILRPPPAPLSATAVLPNNLPEAWPSPETTALAILVALSGKAGQNLPWATVREAIAGALRARMLERTVDSGDWPCDFSGARNVKMRVPEVVSPSTPPPPPPKPGVKVAEAELRPNEIQDLADVIGELVAATVGLELTFKLRVELAGTPELPDEVVARVNELLAGVADTLKLG, encoded by the coding sequence ATGTTAACGCAAACCCCGTGGAAACCCTGGCATGAAGTGGTGCAAATTCGAGACGACTTGAAGTCGGGAGAGCTCTCCCTGGCCATTTTCGCGGCCGACCTTTACGACGTGGCGATGGGGAGCGCCAAGCCGGTCTACCAGCACCCGGCCGAGTTCTTTAGCCTGACCTACCCCACTTTCAACCTGCGCGAGCTGGCCAAGGATGTGCTCCTGCGCCTGGCCGGCAAGAACGATAAGGCCGTCCGCCAGTTGGAACTGACTTACGGGGGCGGGAAGACCCACACCCTGATCACCTTGTTCCACCTGGTTTCCGACCCGGAGAACTTGCCGGCGTTGCCCGCCGTCCAGGAGTTTATTGAACACACCGGCATCGCCCCGCCGCGCGCTAGGGCAGCGGTATTGGCCTTTGATAAGCTGGATGTGGAGAAGGGCATGGCGGTGAAGGACCCCCGGGGCAATACTCGCTGGCTGAAACAGCCCTGGAGCATCCTGGCCTGGCAGCTTGCCGGTGCTGAAGGGTTGAAACTGCTTCACGCCGAAGGGGAGGACTGCGAAAGGGAAAGCGCCCCGGCCGAGAATCTTTTGGTGGACTTGCTCTCTTTGCCCGGACGCGAGGGCTTGGCCACGCTGGTCCTTTTGGACGAGGTGCTGATGTATGCCCGCGAAAAGGTCAGCCTTGACCCAGTCTGGCGCGGGCGGCTGCAGAACTTTTTCCAGTACCTGACCCAGGCGGCGACCAAGGTGGAACGTTGCGCTGTGGTTGTATCACTGCTGGCCAGCGATCCCAGGAAAAGCGATGCTTTGGGCAAGGAGATCGCCAAGGAGTTGTACGACACCTTCCGGCGCGAGCAGGAAGAGGGCATCCAGCCGGTGGTCAAGGAAGACGTGGCGGAGGTGTTGCGCCGGCGCTTTTTCATCGCCGGCTCCATCAGGGACCGCGAAGCCTTTCGGCCGCATGTGGTGGCCGCCTTAAAAGGCATCGCCGATCTGGACGACCAGACCGCCAGGGACGGCAAATCTGCTGAAGAACGCCTTTTGCGCAGCTACCCGTTCCATCCCGACCTGACGGAAATCTTTTATACCAAATGGACGCAATTGGAGGGGTTCCAGCGTACCAGGGGGGTGCTGCGGACCTTTGCCATGGCCTTGCGCGAGGCCGCCAGATGGGACCGGTGCCCGCTGATCGCGGCCAACGTGTTCTTGAACGCCCCGGACCGGGAGGAGTTGTCGGAAGCGGCCCGCGAACTGGCCAACATTGCGGCCACGGAGGAGTATGAGGGCAAGCGCCAGGAGTGGGCCGGCATCTTGGAAGGCGAACTGGCCAAGGCCCGGGCCATCCAGGCGGAAGCGGCGGGCCTCAAGTTCCGGGAAACAGAGCAGGCCGTACTGGCCACCTTTGTTCATTCCCAGCCCATCGGCCAGAAGGCGTTGACCCGCGAGCTACTGGCGCTGTTGGGGCATACGCGGCCGGACAGGATCGAGTTGGAGAAGGCTCTGCGCCGTTGGACAGAAGTTTCCTGGTTCCTGGATGAGGCGGCCGTCAACGACGCCAGGACAGGACCGGACGGCCGCAAGGAGTTGCCCAAGTCCTGGCGGCTAGGTTCCAAACCAAACCTGCGGCAGATGCATAACGATGCTTGCCTGCGGGTATCGTCTTCGCCCAGCCTGATCGAAGCAAAACTGGTTGAGGCCATCAGGGGGCTGAAAAGCCTGACCGCCGGCGCCGCAGCCGCCGGGGCCAAGGTGCATAACCTGCCTGACCGGCCAAGGGAAATTGAGGACGACGGGGAATTCCATTACGCCGTGCTGGGGCCCAAAGCGGCTTCCACAGCGGGCAATCCCAGCGTTGAAGCCAAACGCTTCATTGAGGAGACCTCCGGACCGGACAAGCCGCGGGTCTGCCGCAACGCCGTGGTCCTGGCCGTTCCTTCCCGGGACGGGCTGGAGATGGCCCGCCACCGGGTGCTTGACTACCTGGGGTGGGAAGAGGTGCGCAGCCTCTTGAAAGGGCAAGAAATCGATCCTTTGCGCGCGGAGCTGCTGAACGGCTACACGGAAGAAGCCCGGAAAAAAATATCCGAGGCTGTCCAGCAGGCCTACTGCCTGGCGGTGACGGTATCGGAGAAGAATGAGATTCAGGCCTACAAACTGACCGTCGGGTCAGAACCGCTTTTTAACGTGATCAAAGCAGACCCGCGCACGCGCATCCAGGAAACGGCCGTCAGCGCGGAGGCCCTGCTGCCCGACGGGCCTTACAACCTCTGGCGCGAGGGGGAAACAGCGCGCCGGGCAAGGGATCTAATCGGCGCCTTCGCCCAGTTCCCGCATTTGCCTAAAATGCTGCGCCGCAAGGAGATCGTGGAGACTTTGGCCTTGGGGGTGCGGGAAGGCGTTTTTGTCCTGCGAACGGTTCGACCGGACCGGTCCGTGCGTACCGTTTGGCGACAGGAACCGCTGGATTCCGACCTGAGCGATCCGGGGTTGGAAGTCATTCTGCCCGCAACGGCCACCTTGTCCGAAATATCCCCGCACCTCTTGCTGCCTGGTCAGCTGCCCGGCCTTTGGCCCGCACCGCCGGAAATAAAGGTGAAAGACGTGGCGGAATATTTCCGGGGCGGCCACGTCGTGAACGTGGACAAGGGCGGCTTTCAGGAACCGCTGGCCATACCCAGGGCCGGAAGGGCCGTGGTGGAAGCGGCCATAGCCGAGGCTGTACGGATGGGGAAGCTGTGGTTGACGAACGGGCCGGCCAGCATCCTGGCGGAACCCATACCAACCGGAATACTCACTGACGAGGCTATACTGCGGCCGCCCCCGGCGCCGCTCTCCGCTACCGCCGTGCTTCCGAACAACCTTCCTGAGGCCTGGCCGTCCCCGGAAACGACTGCTCTGGCCATTTTGGTTGCACTGTCCGGCAAGGCAGGCCAGAACCTGCCCTGGGCGACGGTCCGGGAAGCAATTGCAGGTGCCCTGCGCGCCCGGATGTTGGAAAGAACCGTCGACTCCGGTGATTGGCCGTGCGACTTTAGCGGTGCCCGGAATGTCAAGATGCGAGTGCCGGAAGTGGTGTCGCCTTCGACCCCGCCTCCACCCCCGCCCAAACCCGGGGTGAAGGTGGCCGAAGCTGAGCTGCGTCCCAATGAAATTCAGGATCTGGCTGACGTAATTGGCGAATTGGTTGCCGCGACCGTTGGCCTGGAACTGACTTTCAAACTGCGGGTGGAACTGGCCGGAACACCAGAGTTACCGGATGAAGTCGTGGCAAGGGTTAACGAGTTGCTTGCTGGAGTTGCCGATACTCTTAAACTTGGGTAG
- a CDS encoding nucleotide exchange factor GrpE: MIDFRKELAKFDFFAIDAEFTGYYYETAQVIEAFNSTLKRIGKELNNANMQLEEVLSQHLEEKEKDKHIAEQQRAIAACEDEKRSLVQGLVEVLDQLEDIYRYSLQHERGTWSEQMQLLWKNTSAKLLLHGIIRIEGENTPFDPRFHSAVEVKENNNLPSGTILEVLRCGYMYQSHLLRKAQVIVNKLTEAYEQ, translated from the coding sequence ATGATCGATTTTAGAAAAGAGCTGGCAAAATTCGATTTTTTTGCCATAGATGCTGAATTTACCGGGTATTATTACGAGACAGCACAGGTTATCGAGGCTTTTAATTCAACCCTCAAGCGCATTGGCAAGGAACTGAACAATGCCAACATGCAACTTGAGGAAGTTTTGTCGCAGCACCTGGAAGAAAAGGAGAAGGACAAGCATATAGCCGAGCAGCAAAGGGCGATAGCCGCCTGCGAGGACGAAAAGCGTTCACTTGTCCAGGGATTGGTGGAAGTGCTTGACCAGCTAGAAGACATCTACCGGTATTCCTTGCAACATGAACGCGGCACCTGGTCCGAACAAATGCAGCTTTTGTGGAAAAATACATCGGCAAAACTGCTGCTGCATGGAATAATCCGTATCGAGGGTGAAAACACTCCCTTTGATCCCCGGTTCCATTCCGCGGTAGAGGTAAAAGAGAACAATAATCTCCCCAGCGGGACGATTCTTGAGGTGTTGCGCTGCGGGTACATGTATCAATCGCATTTGTTAAGAAAGGCACAGGTTATTGTGAATAAACTGACGGAGGCATATGAGCAATGA